Proteins encoded by one window of Massilia sp. NR 4-1:
- the zapE gene encoding cell division protein ZapE, with protein sequence MNVLEFYQHALEQRDFKADEAQRRAVDRLQQCYDEWVGYKAQRSNSFKRLINRPDVPRGVYMWGGVGRGKSFLMDSFYSVVPLVRKTRLHFHEFMRAVHMQLDELIGVEDPLNEVARRIAKKYRLICFDEFHVSDVADAMILYNLMKALYDNGVSFIMTSNYQPDTLYPDGLHRDRILPTIALLKEKMDVLNVDAGIDYRGRALEQVHAYYTPLGAQTDESLRDAYSRIAETADEDPHIHVEGRELRALRRAGTIIWFDFATLCGGPRSQNDYLEIASRFHTVILSGVPMMSAAMSSEARRFTWLIDVFYDQKVKLIMSAEVEPEELYTAGVLSNEFHRTVSRIVEMQSREYMDKEQRGAADALA encoded by the coding sequence ATGAATGTCCTGGAGTTCTACCAGCACGCGCTGGAGCAGCGCGACTTCAAGGCCGACGAGGCGCAGCGCCGCGCCGTCGACCGCCTGCAGCAGTGCTATGACGAGTGGGTGGGCTACAAGGCCCAGCGCTCGAACAGCTTCAAGCGCCTGATCAACCGTCCCGACGTGCCGCGCGGCGTGTATATGTGGGGCGGGGTGGGGCGCGGCAAGTCCTTCCTGATGGATTCCTTCTACTCGGTGGTGCCGCTGGTGCGCAAGACGCGCCTGCACTTCCATGAGTTCATGCGCGCCGTGCACATGCAGCTCGATGAGCTGATCGGCGTGGAAGATCCGCTCAACGAAGTGGCGCGCCGCATCGCCAAGAAATACCGCCTGATCTGTTTCGACGAGTTCCACGTCTCCGACGTGGCCGACGCCATGATCCTGTACAACCTGATGAAGGCGCTGTACGACAATGGCGTGTCCTTCATCATGACCTCGAACTACCAGCCGGACACCCTGTATCCGGACGGCCTGCACCGCGACCGCATCCTGCCCACCATCGCCCTGCTCAAGGAGAAGATGGATGTGCTGAATGTGGATGCCGGCATCGACTACCGCGGCCGCGCGCTGGAACAGGTGCATGCCTATTACACCCCGCTCGGCGCCCAGACCGACGAGTCGCTGCGCGACGCGTACAGCCGCATCGCCGAGACGGCCGACGAAGATCCGCATATCCACGTGGAAGGCCGCGAGCTGCGCGCGCTGCGCCGTGCCGGCACCATCATCTGGTTCGATTTCGCCACCCTGTGCGGCGGGCCGCGCTCGCAGAACGATTACCTGGAGATCGCTAGCCGCTTCCATACCGTGATATTGTCCGGGGTGCCGATGATGTCGGCGGCCATGTCTTCGGAAGCGCGCCGCTTTACCTGGCTGATCGACGTGTTCTACGACCAGAAGGTGAAGCTGATCATGTCGGCCGAGGTCGAGCCGGAGGAGCTGTACACCGCCGGCGTGCTGTCCAACGAATTCCATCGCACCGTGTCGCGCATCGTCGAGATGCAGTCGCGCGAATACATGGACAAGGAACAGCGCGGCGCCGCCGACGCGCTGGCCTGA
- the lpdA gene encoding dihydrolipoyl dehydrogenase, whose amino-acid sequence MSNKQFDVVVIGAGPGGYIAAIRAAQLGFSVACIDEWSNAKGGPAPGGTCTNVGCIPSKALLQSSEHYEHAGHAFAEHGIDVAGLSLNLGQMIKRKDTVVKQNNDGILFLFKKNKVTFFHGRGAFAGAAGAEGYPIAISGPSNETINAKQVIVATGSNARALPGTPFDEKLILSNTGALAIESVPASLGVIGAGVIGLEMGSVWRRLGSKVTVLEGLPTFLGAVDEQIAKEANKLFTKQGLSINLGCKIGAITTGENNVKVEYTDAKGEAQSVVFDKLIVSIGRTPNTNGLGADKAGLALDERGFVTVDDDCKTNLPGVWAIGDVVRGPMLAHKAEEEGVAVAERMAGQHGHTNFNTIPWVIYTSPEIAWVGRTEQQLKADGVAYKAGTFPFLANGRARALGDTSGMVKFLADATTDEILGVHIIGPMASELISEAVVAMEFKASAEDIARICHAHPSLSEATKEAALAVDKRTLNF is encoded by the coding sequence ATGAGCAATAAACAATTCGACGTAGTGGTGATCGGCGCCGGTCCTGGCGGCTATATCGCGGCCATCCGCGCAGCGCAGCTGGGCTTCTCGGTCGCCTGTATCGACGAGTGGAGCAATGCCAAGGGCGGTCCCGCGCCAGGCGGCACCTGCACCAACGTGGGCTGCATCCCATCCAAAGCCCTGCTGCAATCGTCGGAACACTACGAACACGCGGGCCACGCCTTTGCCGAACACGGCATCGACGTTGCGGGCCTGTCGCTGAACCTGGGCCAGATGATCAAGCGCAAGGACACCGTTGTGAAGCAGAACAACGACGGCATCCTGTTCCTGTTCAAGAAAAACAAAGTGACCTTCTTCCACGGCCGCGGCGCGTTCGCCGGCGCCGCTGGCGCTGAAGGCTACCCGATCGCCATCTCCGGCCCGAGCAACGAAACCATCAACGCCAAGCAAGTCATCGTGGCCACCGGTTCCAATGCGCGCGCGCTGCCAGGCACCCCGTTCGACGAGAAACTGATCCTGTCGAACACCGGCGCGCTGGCCATCGAATCCGTACCGGCCAGCCTGGGCGTGATCGGCGCCGGCGTGATCGGCCTGGAAATGGGTTCCGTATGGCGCCGTCTGGGCTCCAAGGTGACCGTGCTGGAAGGTCTGCCGACCTTCCTCGGCGCCGTGGACGAGCAGATCGCCAAGGAAGCCAACAAGCTGTTCACCAAACAAGGCCTGTCCATCAACCTGGGCTGCAAAATCGGCGCCATCACCACCGGCGAGAATAACGTCAAAGTGGAATACACCGACGCCAAGGGCGAAGCGCAGAGCGTGGTGTTCGACAAGCTGATCGTCTCGATCGGCCGTACCCCGAACACCAACGGCCTGGGCGCCGACAAGGCCGGCCTGGCGCTGGACGAACGCGGCTTCGTGACCGTGGACGACGACTGCAAAACCAATCTGCCTGGCGTCTGGGCGATCGGCGACGTGGTGCGCGGCCCGATGCTGGCGCACAAGGCGGAAGAAGAGGGCGTTGCCGTTGCCGAGCGCATGGCCGGCCAGCACGGCCACACCAACTTCAACACGATTCCTTGGGTGATCTACACCTCGCCGGAAATCGCCTGGGTTGGCCGCACCGAGCAGCAGCTCAAAGCCGACGGCGTCGCATACAAGGCTGGCACCTTCCCCTTCCTGGCGAACGGCCGCGCGCGCGCGCTGGGCGACACCTCGGGCATGGTGAAATTCCTGGCCGACGCCACCACCGACGAAATCCTGGGCGTGCACATCATCGGCCCAATGGCTTCCGAGCTGATTTCCGAAGCCGTGGTCGCCATGGAATTCAAGGCATCGGCCGAAGACATCGCCCGCATCTGCCACGCCCACCCATCGCTGTCCGAAGCAACCAAGGAAGCCGCGCTGGCTGTCGATAAGCGCACCTTGAACTTCTAA
- a CDS encoding YdcH family protein, whose amino-acid sequence MTNEEEIRRRIVELDVEHRDLDAVIEMLTLDGHHDQLQLRRLKKRKLQLKDYITLLKMQLVPDVPA is encoded by the coding sequence ATGACGAACGAAGAAGAGATCCGGCGCCGGATCGTCGAACTGGATGTCGAGCACCGCGACCTGGATGCCGTCATCGAGATGCTGACCCTGGATGGCCACCATGACCAGTTGCAATTGCGCCGGCTTAAAAAACGCAAGCTGCAGCTGAAAGACTATATCACCCTGCTGAAAATGCAATTGGTGCCCGACGTACCGGCTTGA
- a CDS encoding PP2C family serine/threonine-protein phosphatase produces the protein MSAYKIEAGTAQHIGNRPQQHDRTALFTSSKAPGYVLAVLADGGDSALGAEQVLHTSKHLFDDYRAGDTASLPRLSELLRNIAQETHEILLINPLGAESEPQSTMQLLLLTPQRQAVWAHVGDSRLYRFSNGQCIGRSNDAAYIEHLVQADKLPLEAARRHRSARLLANLLGNRLKPPYVTVGVQECLQAGDAFLLCSDGLWQYFTDVELATVLVRKTPREASEMLINKARERAKGAADNCSMAILKLAAQAKEAPGYTVEQLRKAV, from the coding sequence ATGAGCGCATACAAGATCGAGGCCGGCACCGCCCAGCACATCGGCAACCGGCCGCAACAACATGACCGCACCGCCCTCTTCACATCCAGCAAGGCGCCCGGCTATGTGCTGGCGGTACTGGCCGACGGCGGCGACAGCGCGCTCGGCGCCGAGCAAGTCCTGCATACCAGCAAGCACCTGTTCGACGATTACCGCGCCGGCGACACGGCCAGCCTGCCGCGCCTGTCTGAACTGTTGCGCAATATTGCGCAAGAAACCCACGAAATTCTGCTGATCAATCCACTGGGCGCCGAATCCGAGCCGCAGTCAACCATGCAGCTGCTGCTGCTGACGCCGCAACGCCAGGCGGTGTGGGCGCATGTGGGCGATTCCCGCCTCTACCGATTTTCCAACGGCCAATGCATCGGGCGCAGCAATGACGCCGCCTATATCGAGCATCTGGTGCAGGCCGACAAGCTGCCGCTGGAGGCGGCACGGCGCCACCGCAGCGCCCGGCTGCTGGCCAATCTGCTCGGCAACCGGCTGAAGCCGCCCTATGTCACCGTCGGCGTGCAGGAATGCCTGCAGGCGGGCGATGCCTTCCTGCTATGCTCGGATGGACTGTGGCAATACTTTACGGATGTGGAACTGGCGACGGTGCTGGTGCGCAAGACGCCGCGCGAGGCCAGCGAGATGCTGATCAATAAGGCGCGCGAACGGGCCAAGGGCGCGGCCGACAATTGCTCGATGGCGATCCTGAAACTGGCGGCGCAGGCGAAAGAGGCGCCCGGCTATACGGTGGAACAGCTGCGTAAGGCGGTCTGA